Proteins from a single region of Sphingomonas morindae:
- the cobF gene encoding precorrin-6A synthase (deacetylating), whose product MIELALIGMGSGHPDHLTRAAERALAAADLVLVPRKAEAPALAALRRALCARLLRAGARIVEFDLPRRDPDGAYLAEVAAWHAAIAGLWRTHLAEGLPAGGRAALLIWGDPALYDSSLRIAARTAAAGLALRVRVVPGISSLQLLTAAHAIPLNPLAGPVLITTGRRLRAEGWPDGVDSLAVMLDGDCAFETVRARPVTIWWGAYLGLAEESLLAGPLDRLGPEIRARRAALRAERGWIMDIYLMRRGADLSLA is encoded by the coding sequence ATGATCGAGCTGGCGCTGATCGGAATGGGCAGCGGCCATCCCGATCACCTCACCCGCGCCGCCGAACGGGCGCTGGCCGCCGCCGATCTGGTGCTGGTGCCGCGCAAGGCCGAGGCGCCGGCGCTGGCCGCGCTGCGCCGCGCGCTGTGCGCCCGGCTTCTGCGGGCGGGGGCGCGCATTGTCGAATTCGATCTGCCCCGCCGCGATCCGGACGGCGCCTATCTCGCCGAGGTGGCGGCCTGGCATGCGGCGATCGCCGGGCTGTGGCGCACGCATCTCGCCGAAGGGCTGCCCGCGGGCGGCCGCGCGGCGCTGCTGATCTGGGGCGATCCCGCGCTGTACGACAGCAGCCTGCGCATCGCAGCGCGGACGGCCGCGGCGGGCCTGGCGCTGCGCGTGCGCGTGGTGCCGGGGATCAGCAGCCTCCAGCTTCTCACCGCCGCTCATGCCATTCCGCTCAACCCGCTGGCGGGGCCGGTGCTGATCACCACCGGCCGCCGGTTGCGCGCGGAAGGCTGGCCGGACGGCGTCGACAGTCTCGCTGTGATGCTCGACGGCGATTGCGCCTTCGAGACCGTGCGCGCGCGTCCGGTGACGATCTGGTGGGGCGCCTATCTGGGTCTGGCCGAGGAAAGCCTGCTCGCTGGGCCGCTTGACCGGCTCGGTCCCGAGATCCGCGCGCGCCGAGCCGCGCTGCGCGCCGAGCGAGGCTGGATCATGGACATCTATCTGATGCGGCGCGGCGCCGACCTCTCCCTGGCATGA
- the galE gene encoding UDP-glucose 4-epimerase GalE — MSKGSVLVTGGAGYIGSHAVLALLDAGWDVVVIDNLTTGFRWAVDPRASFVEAEIEDEARVQSVLREHQVRAIMHFAGSIIVPESVENPLKYYKNNTVASRALIASAVAAGVRHFIFSSTAATYGTPARVPVAESDPTQPINPYGMSKLMTEIMLGDVARAHPLNYCALRYFNVAGADPQGRTGQSTAGATHLIKVAVEAATGKRGHVGVFGTDFDTADGTGVRDYIHVSDLAAAHVEALDLLVARPEESHVMNCGYGHGYSVLEVLDAVDRVTNLPIERRLEGRRAGDPAALVADNSKILATLGWRPRHDDLEAIIRDALAWERNLAERR; from the coding sequence ATGAGCAAGGGAAGCGTTCTGGTGACCGGCGGGGCCGGCTATATCGGCAGCCACGCGGTGCTCGCGCTGCTGGACGCCGGGTGGGACGTGGTGGTGATCGACAATCTCACCACCGGCTTCCGCTGGGCGGTGGATCCGCGCGCCAGCTTCGTCGAGGCCGAGATCGAGGATGAGGCGCGCGTGCAGAGCGTGCTGCGCGAGCATCAGGTGCGCGCGATCATGCATTTCGCGGGCTCGATCATCGTCCCCGAATCGGTCGAGAACCCGCTCAAATATTACAAGAACAACACGGTCGCGAGCCGCGCGCTGATCGCCAGCGCGGTGGCGGCGGGCGTGCGCCACTTCATCTTCTCCTCCACCGCCGCCACCTATGGCACCCCCGCGCGCGTGCCGGTGGCGGAATCCGATCCGACCCAGCCGATCAACCCCTATGGCATGTCCAAGCTGATGACCGAGATCATGCTCGGCGATGTCGCGCGCGCGCATCCGCTCAACTATTGCGCGCTGCGCTATTTCAACGTGGCGGGCGCCGATCCGCAGGGCCGCACCGGCCAGTCCACCGCCGGCGCCACCCACCTCATCAAGGTCGCGGTCGAGGCGGCGACGGGCAAGCGCGGCCATGTCGGCGTGTTCGGGACCGATTTCGACACCGCCGACGGTACCGGCGTGCGCGACTATATCCATGTCAGCGATCTTGCGGCCGCCCATGTCGAGGCGCTCGATCTGCTCGTCGCCCGGCCCGAGGAAAGCCATGTCATGAACTGCGGCTATGGCCATGGCTATTCGGTGCTGGAGGTGCTGGACGCGGTGGATCGCGTCACCAACCTGCCGATCGAGCGCCGGCTGGAAGGCCGCCGCGCCGGCGATCCCGCCGCCCTGGTGGCGGACAACAGCAAGATCCTGGCGACGCTCGGCTGGCGGCCGCGCCATGACGATCTCGAGGCGATCATCCGCGACGCGCTGGCCTGGGAGCGCAATCTCGCCGAACGCCGCTGA
- a CDS encoding DUF1636 domain-containing protein: MWKRTGDAPTLVVCGTCRHAADMREDETGQRGGARLAEALEAAQAADPRNDGIVVERMNCLFACAAHCAVHLRAPGKIGYVLGRFTPDAEAAEALLAFARAYAASAEGRVPFRAWPAGVKGHFLARVPPAGLVLQE; encoded by the coding sequence ATGTGGAAGCGGACCGGCGATGCGCCGACCCTGGTGGTATGCGGCACCTGTCGCCATGCGGCGGACATGCGCGAGGACGAGACGGGGCAGCGCGGCGGCGCGCGGCTGGCCGAGGCGCTGGAGGCGGCGCAGGCGGCGGATCCGCGCAACGACGGAATTGTCGTCGAGCGCATGAACTGCCTGTTCGCCTGCGCCGCGCATTGCGCCGTGCATCTGCGCGCGCCGGGCAAGATCGGCTATGTGCTGGGTCGGTTCACGCCCGATGCGGAGGCGGCCGAGGCGCTGCTCGCCTTCGCCCGCGCCTATGCCGCGAGCGCGGAAGGACGAGTGCCCTTCCGCGCCTGGCCCGCCGGGGTGAAGGGGCATTTCCTCGCGCGGGTGCCCCCGGCCGGGCTCGTCCTTCAGGAGTGA
- the bluB gene encoding 5,6-dimethylbenzimidazole synthase gives MTTEAPPAGEADLIAALDRLLRWRRDVRRFRTDPIDPAVMEALLATTAHAPSVGNAQPWRIVRVRSAAARAALRAHVEAETERAAAAQRDAARRARHRALKLHGLDAAPELIAMFSDEAPAAGHGLGIATMREALRYSTVLAVHGLWLAARARGIGLGWVSILRPEAVAALLEVPPEWQLIGLLCLGYPVEEQTRPELERAGWQAREPWRDRVFER, from the coding sequence ATGACGACGGAGGCGCCCCCCGCCGGCGAGGCCGATCTGATCGCGGCGCTGGACCGGCTGCTGCGCTGGCGGCGCGACGTGCGCCGCTTCCGCACGGATCCGATCGATCCGGCGGTGATGGAGGCGTTGCTCGCCACCACCGCGCACGCGCCGTCGGTGGGCAATGCGCAGCCCTGGCGGATCGTGCGCGTCCGCTCCGCCGCCGCCCGCGCCGCGCTGCGCGCGCATGTCGAGGCCGAGACCGAACGCGCCGCCGCCGCCCAGCGCGACGCCGCGCGGCGGGCCCGGCACCGGGCGCTCAAGCTGCACGGGCTGGACGCCGCGCCCGAGCTGATCGCCATGTTCAGCGACGAGGCGCCGGCCGCCGGCCATGGCCTGGGGATCGCCACCATGCGCGAGGCGCTGCGCTACTCCACCGTGCTCGCCGTCCACGGCCTTTGGCTGGCGGCGCGGGCGCGCGGCATCGGCCTGGGCTGGGTATCGATCCTGCGCCCCGAGGCGGTGGCGGCGCTGCTCGAAGTGCCGCCGGAGTGGCAACTGATCGGGTTGCTCTGCCTCGGCTATCCGGTGGAGGAACAGACCCGGCCGGAACTGGAGCGCGCGGGCTGGCAGGCCCGCGAGCCGTGGCGCGACCGGGTGTTCGAACGATGA
- a CDS encoding cobyrinate a,c-diamide synthase: MTPGLLIGAPASRSGKTSVMLGLARAFRDQGLRVQPFKSGPDYIDPIFHQAATGRPAFTLDSWAMPGALLDGLAGAGEDADLVLAEGSMGLFDGVARPGAAGTGASADLARRLGWPVLLVLDLAGQAQSAGATALGFAAFDPGVRVAGVILNRVASERHGRLARAGLERAGLPVFGALPRRAGLSLPERHLGLVQAAEHPALEACIADHAAFLAAHVDLAAVRRAAGATGPAAPPTAPARACPPPGQRIALAWDRAFSFAYPHILAGWRAAGAEILPFSPLADEPPDAAADMVWLPGGYPELHAGALAAALRFKAGLTRHAERGAVHGECGGYMVLGAGLVDAEGGRHAMAGLLGLETSYAARRLHLGYRLARLGAPLGRLPEGSALRGHEFHYSSILAQPDPPLAAVCDADGAPVAETGSRRGRVSGSFFHLVAAEAA, from the coding sequence ATGACGCCGGGTCTGCTGATCGGCGCGCCCGCCTCGCGCAGCGGCAAGACGAGCGTGATGCTCGGGCTGGCGCGCGCCTTTCGCGACCAGGGGCTGCGCGTCCAGCCCTTCAAGAGCGGACCCGACTATATTGATCCCATCTTCCACCAGGCGGCGACGGGGCGGCCCGCCTTCACGCTCGACAGCTGGGCGATGCCGGGAGCGCTGCTGGATGGGCTGGCGGGCGCGGGCGAAGATGCCGATCTCGTCCTCGCCGAAGGATCGATGGGGCTGTTCGATGGGGTCGCGCGGCCGGGCGCCGCCGGCACCGGGGCGAGCGCGGATCTCGCGCGGCGGCTCGGCTGGCCAGTGCTGCTGGTGCTCGATCTGGCGGGGCAGGCGCAATCGGCCGGCGCCACCGCGCTCGGCTTCGCGGCGTTCGATCCCGGCGTGCGGGTGGCGGGGGTGATCCTCAACCGCGTCGCCAGCGAGCGGCATGGCCGGCTGGCGCGCGCCGGGCTGGAGCGCGCCGGTCTGCCCGTGTTCGGCGCGCTGCCGCGCCGCGCGGGGCTGAGCCTGCCCGAGCGGCATCTCGGTCTGGTGCAGGCGGCGGAGCATCCCGCGCTGGAGGCGTGCATCGCCGATCATGCCGCCTTTCTCGCCGCGCATGTCGATCTCGCGGCGGTGCGCCGGGCGGCCGGGGCGACCGGCCCCGCCGCGCCGCCTACGGCGCCGGCGCGCGCCTGCCCGCCACCCGGCCAGCGCATCGCGCTCGCCTGGGACCGGGCCTTCTCCTTCGCCTATCCGCATATCCTGGCCGGCTGGCGGGCGGCGGGAGCCGAGATCCTGCCCTTCTCGCCGCTTGCCGACGAGCCGCCCGACGCCGCGGCCGACATGGTCTGGCTGCCCGGCGGCTATCCCGAGCTGCACGCCGGCGCGCTGGCGGCGGCGCTGCGCTTCAAGGCTGGGCTGACGCGCCACGCCGAGCGCGGCGCGGTGCATGGCGAGTGCGGCGGCTATATGGTGCTGGGCGCGGGGCTGGTGGATGCCGAAGGCGGCCGCCACGCCATGGCCGGGCTGCTCGGGCTCGAGACGAGCTATGCGGCGCGGCGCCTGCACCTGGGCTACCGCCTCGCGCGGCTCGGCGCGCCGCTCGGCCGGCTGCCGGAGGGATCGGCGCTGCGCGGCCATGAATTCCATTATTCCTCCATCCTTGCCCAGCCCGATCCGCCCCTCGCGGCGGTGTGCGACGCCGATGGCGCGCCGGTCGCGGAAACCGGATCGCGGCGCGGCCGGGTGAGCGGCAGCTTCTTCCATCTCGTCGCGGCGGAGGCGGCATGA
- a CDS encoding oxidoreductase, translated as MDANTEYRLGDRMVRRIGFGAMQLAGPGVFGPPADRAASLAVLRAALAAGVDHIDTADLYGPRIVNELIREALAPYPAGLTIVSKVGARRGPAGEWIEDKAPEALRRQVADTCAALGVDRLDIVNMRFWGDGHGAAEGPVEAEIAVLAALQAEGVIGHIGVSNVTAAQVAAARRVAPIICVQNQYNLAHRGDDALIDALAAEGIAYVPFFPLGGFTPLQSAALETVAARLGATPMQVALAWLLQRSPNILLIPGTRSTAHLAENMAAGAIILDEAARAALDGIAATPPAHS; from the coding sequence ATGGACGCGAACACTGAGTATCGGCTGGGCGATCGCATGGTGCGGCGCATCGGCTTTGGCGCGATGCAGCTCGCCGGGCCCGGCGTGTTCGGGCCGCCCGCCGATCGCGCGGCCTCGCTGGCGGTGCTGCGCGCCGCGCTCGCCGCCGGGGTCGATCATATCGACACCGCCGATCTCTACGGTCCGCGCATCGTCAACGAGCTGATCCGCGAGGCGCTCGCCCCCTATCCGGCCGGGCTGACGATCGTCAGCAAGGTCGGCGCGCGGCGCGGTCCGGCGGGCGAGTGGATTGAAGACAAGGCGCCCGAGGCGCTGCGTCGACAGGTGGCGGACACGTGCGCCGCCCTGGGCGTCGATCGGCTCGACATCGTCAACATGCGCTTCTGGGGCGATGGACATGGCGCGGCGGAAGGCCCGGTGGAAGCCGAGATCGCGGTGCTCGCGGCGCTCCAGGCGGAGGGCGTGATCGGCCATATCGGCGTGAGCAACGTCACCGCCGCGCAGGTCGCGGCGGCGCGCCGGGTCGCACCGATCATATGCGTCCAGAACCAGTATAACCTCGCGCATCGCGGCGACGACGCGCTGATCGACGCGCTGGCGGCCGAGGGCATCGCCTATGTGCCCTTCTTCCCGCTCGGCGGCTTCACCCCGCTCCAGTCCGCCGCGCTCGAAACGGTCGCCGCGCGGCTGGGGGCGACCCCGATGCAGGTGGCGCTGGCCTGGCTGTTGCAGCGCAGCCCCAATATCCTGCTGATCCCGGGGACGCGCTCGACCGCCCATCTCGCCGAGAATATGGCGGCGGGCGCTATCATTCTCGACGAAGCGGCGCGCGCCGCGCTGGACGGCATCGCCGCCACGCCGCCCGCTCACTCCTGA
- a CDS encoding DUF5695 domain-containing protein, translated as MAMEGRRRAIRLGRRALLRAGVALPLLAAAPATPPPPARRISARLGGRGDAFRLGCHGGALTSLRFAGDRYETDYVRPGAGLGHAHLRFRRGAGEAWRPLSTRGGAVTLRPGALRVTAAADGLALASAWRLEGATLRWTITLANQGADPVEIGDLFLPMPMATDFAQAPSPLAAVMKHSFVSGHGSHIFWMRSNSAGPYLLLLPERDTALEYWSVQPAAPGETESWCAYLHAAAAEGEARAGGTRWRLPVSALTLAPGARRRYGFRLQWVADYAAARAAIAEAGLIDVELAPGMTIPRDLEVELALRSADPIAAITAEHAGSTRITPLPPRAGYQRYRIGFARLGENRLTLHQSGGRATHLEFFATEPLETMIAKRGAFLAAHQHRDPTRWYYGLLGEWAMDRQRLLGPDDYDRIRGWRIYEVTCDDPGLAKPAFLATKNAEHPVAAEVAALDLYIDHFLWGGLQQTEAEPYPFALYGIPDWKQLRDSADPGPKGRSHVWRPYDYPHIMVLYFGMYRIARDHPGIATRHPASLYLARAYGTAMAMFSVPLRLADWSAYRTGFYNECVIPELVAALEAAGQTREAAALEAHWARKVRTFASPDTDLFGSEYPFDSTGFESTQALARAAVDRPAAMGVTPAAARAFRDRQIAANLFCRGWLEPAYYYLGSDYRAGAGDSYTLTYMAQMGGWAVLDYALNDAEDPHALLRLGYASQLSAWALLNSGAAADGHGYWYPGAGNDGAAAGGFEPAPFGTTWLGQPHHRGAWYYACEIDLGFTGALRAARTILADDPILGRLCYGGALAADGPALDWRPSDGVRRRLALRLADGGADLRLLDARFAADRLVRYDSARGQLDFIAERFAPGTSLRAERRCGRGPWQACEVPIDARGGASIDLPLGA; from the coding sequence ATGGCGATGGAAGGACGGCGCCGAGCGATCAGGCTGGGTCGACGCGCGCTGCTCCGCGCGGGCGTGGCGCTTCCCCTGCTCGCCGCCGCGCCTGCCACGCCGCCGCCACCCGCCCGGCGGATCAGCGCGCGGCTCGGCGGCCGGGGCGATGCCTTCCGCCTCGGCTGCCACGGCGGCGCGCTGACGAGCCTGCGGTTCGCGGGCGACCGGTACGAGACGGATTATGTCCGGCCGGGCGCGGGGCTGGGCCATGCGCATCTGCGCTTCCGCCGGGGTGCGGGCGAGGCATGGCGGCCGCTTTCCACGCGCGGCGGCGCGGTGACGCTGCGGCCGGGCGCACTGCGCGTGACGGCGGCGGCGGACGGCCTCGCGCTCGCCAGCGCGTGGCGCCTCGAGGGCGCGACGCTTCGCTGGACGATCACGCTCGCCAATCAGGGCGCGGACCCGGTCGAGATCGGCGATCTCTTCCTGCCCATGCCGATGGCGACCGATTTCGCCCAGGCGCCGTCGCCGCTGGCGGCGGTGATGAAGCACAGCTTCGTGTCCGGCCATGGCTCGCACATCTTCTGGATGCGATCGAACAGCGCCGGCCCGTATCTTCTGCTGCTCCCCGAGCGCGACACCGCGCTCGAATATTGGTCGGTCCAGCCGGCCGCGCCCGGCGAAACGGAGAGCTGGTGCGCCTATCTCCACGCCGCCGCCGCCGAGGGCGAGGCGCGGGCGGGCGGCACGCGCTGGCGGCTGCCGGTCAGCGCCCTCACCCTCGCCCCCGGCGCGCGCCGCCGCTACGGCTTCCGCCTCCAATGGGTAGCGGATTATGCCGCGGCGCGCGCCGCCATCGCCGAGGCCGGGCTGATCGATGTCGAGCTGGCGCCGGGGATGACGATCCCGCGCGATCTCGAGGTCGAGCTGGCGCTGCGCTCGGCCGATCCGATCGCCGCCATCACCGCCGAACATGCCGGATCGACCCGCATCACCCCGCTGCCGCCGCGCGCCGGCTATCAGCGCTATCGCATCGGTTTCGCGCGGCTGGGGGAGAACCGGCTGACGCTCCACCAGTCCGGCGGACGCGCGACCCATCTCGAATTTTTCGCGACCGAGCCGCTGGAGACGATGATCGCCAAGCGCGGCGCCTTTCTGGCCGCGCACCAGCACCGCGACCCGACGCGCTGGTATTATGGCCTGCTCGGCGAATGGGCGATGGATCGCCAGCGGCTGCTCGGCCCGGACGACTATGATCGCATCCGCGGCTGGCGCATCTACGAGGTGACGTGCGACGATCCCGGCCTCGCCAAGCCCGCCTTCCTCGCCACCAAGAATGCCGAGCATCCGGTCGCCGCCGAGGTGGCCGCGCTCGACCTCTATATCGATCATTTCCTCTGGGGCGGGCTGCAGCAGACCGAGGCGGAGCCCTATCCGTTCGCGCTCTACGGCATTCCCGACTGGAAGCAGCTGCGCGACAGCGCCGATCCCGGCCCGAAGGGGCGGTCGCATGTCTGGCGCCCCTATGATTATCCGCACATCATGGTGCTCTATTTCGGCATGTACCGGATCGCGCGCGATCATCCCGGCATCGCCACGCGCCATCCGGCCAGCCTCTATCTGGCGCGCGCCTATGGCACGGCGATGGCCATGTTCAGCGTGCCGCTGCGGCTGGCCGACTGGTCCGCCTATCGCACTGGCTTCTACAATGAATGCGTGATCCCGGAGCTGGTCGCGGCGCTCGAGGCGGCCGGCCAGACGCGCGAGGCGGCCGCGCTGGAGGCGCATTGGGCGCGCAAGGTGCGGACCTTCGCAAGCCCCGACACGGATCTGTTCGGATCGGAATATCCGTTCGATTCGACCGGTTTCGAGAGCACGCAGGCGCTGGCGCGGGCGGCGGTGGACCGGCCGGCGGCGATGGGCGTCACCCCGGCGGCGGCGCGCGCCTTCCGCGATCGCCAGATCGCCGCCAATCTCTTCTGCCGGGGCTGGCTCGAGCCCGCCTATTACTATCTCGGCAGCGATTACCGCGCCGGCGCGGGCGACAGCTATACGCTCACCTATATGGCGCAGATGGGCGGCTGGGCGGTGCTGGACTATGCGCTCAACGATGCCGAGGATCCCCACGCGCTGCTCAGGCTCGGCTATGCCTCGCAGCTCAGCGCCTGGGCGCTGCTCAACAGCGGCGCGGCGGCAGACGGCCATGGCTATTGGTATCCGGGCGCCGGCAATGACGGCGCGGCGGCGGGCGGCTTCGAGCCCGCGCCGTTCGGCACCACCTGGCTCGGCCAGCCGCATCATCGCGGCGCCTGGTATTATGCGTGCGAGATCGATCTCGGCTTCACCGGCGCGCTGCGGGCGGCCCGCACCATCCTGGCCGATGATCCGATCCTCGGCCGCCTCTGCTATGGCGGCGCGCTCGCCGCCGACGGGCCCGCCCTCGACTGGCGGCCGAGCGATGGCGTGCGGCGCCGTCTGGCGCTGCGGCTGGCGGACGGCGGCGCCGATCTCCGCCTGCTCGACGCGCGCTTCGCGGCGGACCGGCTGGTGCGCTACGACAGCGCGCGCGGGCAGTTGGACTTCATCGCCGAACGCTTCGCGCCGGGCACGTCGCTGCGCGCCGAGCGTCGCTGCGGCCGCGGTCCCTGGCAGGCGTGCGAGGTGCCGATCGACGCGCGCGGCGGCGCCTCGATCGACCTGCCGCTCGGCGCCTGA
- a CDS encoding SDR family oxidoreductase, translating into MAKTALVVGASGIVGGATAALLAAEGWTVHGLARRPGSQPGVHPLAVDLQDRAATAAALGDHAPDAVFITTWLRQDSEAENIRVNSAMVRNLLDGLAKPRAPRHVALVTGLKHYLGPFEAYGQGRLPETPFREEQGRFDVENFYYAQEDVVFDAAARDGFSWSVHRPHTVIGKAVGNAMNMGTTLAVYASLCRETGRPFRFPGSPAQWSGLTDMTDAGQLARHLLWATETEAAHNEAFNLVNGDVFRWQWMWGRIAAWFGLEPAPFDGTMVPLASQMAEDGPLWRRIAEREGLAEPDLARLASPWHSDADLGRPIEVVTDMSKSRRLGFTAYQPTDDAFFALFEQLRRERLIP; encoded by the coding sequence ATGGCGAAAACGGCTCTGGTGGTAGGCGCGAGCGGCATTGTCGGCGGCGCGACGGCGGCGCTGCTCGCGGCGGAGGGATGGACGGTGCATGGGCTCGCGCGGCGGCCCGGCAGCCAGCCGGGCGTGCATCCGCTCGCGGTCGATCTCCAGGATCGCGCCGCCACCGCGGCCGCGCTCGGCGACCATGCGCCCGATGCCGTGTTCATCACCACCTGGCTGCGGCAGGACAGCGAGGCGGAGAATATCCGCGTCAACTCGGCGATGGTGCGCAACCTGCTCGATGGCCTTGCCAAGCCGCGAGCGCCCCGGCACGTCGCGCTCGTCACCGGGCTCAAACATTATCTCGGGCCGTTCGAGGCCTATGGCCAGGGACGCCTGCCGGAAACCCCCTTCCGCGAGGAGCAGGGCCGGTTCGACGTCGAGAATTTTTACTATGCGCAGGAAGATGTCGTGTTCGACGCGGCGGCGCGGGATGGCTTTAGCTGGAGCGTGCACCGGCCGCACACGGTGATCGGTAAGGCGGTGGGCAACGCCATGAACATGGGCACCACGCTCGCCGTCTATGCGAGCCTGTGCCGCGAGACCGGCCGCCCGTTCCGCTTCCCCGGCTCGCCGGCGCAATGGTCCGGCCTGACCGACATGACCGACGCCGGCCAGCTCGCCCGCCATCTGCTCTGGGCGACGGAGACGGAGGCGGCGCACAATGAGGCGTTCAACTTGGTCAATGGCGATGTCTTCCGCTGGCAATGGATGTGGGGCCGCATCGCCGCCTGGTTCGGGCTCGAGCCCGCGCCCTTTGATGGGACCATGGTTCCGCTCGCGTCGCAGATGGCCGAGGATGGGCCGCTCTGGCGGCGGATCGCCGAGCGTGAGGGGCTGGCCGAGCCCGACCTCGCGCGGCTGGCCTCGCCCTGGCACAGCGATGCCGATCTCGGCCGGCCGATCGAGGTGGTGACGGACATGTCCAAGAGCCGGCGGCTGGGCTTCACCGCCTATCAGCCGACCGATGACGCCTTCTTCGCCCTGTTCGAGCAGTTGCGCCGCGAGCGGCTGATCCCCTGA
- a CDS encoding YbaN family protein, producing the protein MTPDGKQGLPPAGRMMRGVWLGLGLVCVGLGIIGALLPLMPTTIFLILAAGCFARSSPRLEAWLLDHRHFGPSLRAWRAEGAMSGRAKAMACGGMAMGYGLFCWGAQPRPLLALVVLAPLAACAAFLLSRPRPRPPGADG; encoded by the coding sequence ATGACGCCAGACGGGAAGCAAGGCCTGCCGCCGGCGGGCCGGATGATGCGCGGGGTCTGGCTCGGGCTGGGGCTGGTCTGTGTGGGGCTCGGCATCATCGGCGCGCTGCTGCCGCTGATGCCCACCACCATCTTCCTGATCCTCGCCGCCGGCTGCTTCGCGCGCTCCTCGCCCCGGCTCGAGGCCTGGCTGCTCGACCATCGGCATTTCGGGCCGAGCCTGCGCGCCTGGCGCGCCGAGGGGGCGATGAGTGGCCGCGCCAAGGCCATGGCCTGTGGCGGCATGGCGATGGGCTATGGCCTGTTCTGCTGGGGCGCCCAGCCGCGCCCGCTGCTGGCGCTCGTGGTGCTGGCGCCGCTCGCCGCCTGCGCGGCCTTCCTTCTCAGCCGGCCGCGTCCGCGTCCGCCCGGTGCGGACGGCTGA
- a CDS encoding winged helix-turn-helix transcriptional regulator, with amino-acid sequence MDKGSPEAAWREDCAPRRVLELFATKWTSMVLHTLHARHQGAARTGLLQRSLPGISKKMLTQTLRDMEASGLISRHVDSVVPPAVTYRLTPLGTRCVEPVELLYGWGRANADALDALQPRPSARRR; translated from the coding sequence ATGGATAAGGGAAGTCCCGAGGCGGCATGGCGGGAGGATTGCGCGCCGCGCCGCGTGCTGGAGCTGTTCGCCACCAAATGGACCAGCATGGTGCTCCACACGCTCCACGCCCGCCATCAGGGCGCCGCCCGCACCGGTCTGCTCCAGCGCAGCCTGCCCGGCATCTCCAAGAAGATGCTGACGCAGACGCTGCGCGACATGGAGGCGAGCGGGCTGATCAGCCGCCATGTCGATTCGGTGGTGCCGCCGGCGGTGACCTATCGTCTGACGCCGCTCGGCACGCGCTGCGTCGAGCCGGTCGAGCTGCTCTATGGCTGGGGCCGCGCCAATGCCGACGCGCTGGACGCGCTTCAGCCCCGCCCCAGCGCGCGTCGACGCTGA
- a CDS encoding LysR family transcriptional regulator: MAVELNDLALFVAVARARGFREAARGLGASPSGLSETIRRLEAALGVRLFNRTTRSVALTEAGERLLARLGPALREVDSALDVVNSFRSRPAGTLRLNVPISVARLILPDIVPGFLAAYPDIRLEVVAEDDFVDLLAAGCDAGIRYDERLEQDMIAVPIGPREQRFAAAAAPAYLAARGTPAHPRDLLGHACVRGRFRSGAMPIWEFERGDETLRIEPQGPLIVSPGGAMDLAIATAIAGQGIVYLFEAWLRPALESGALTPVLESWWPRFPGPFLYYPGRRLVPAPLRAFIDHIRG; the protein is encoded by the coding sequence ATGGCGGTGGAGCTGAACGATCTGGCGCTGTTCGTCGCGGTGGCCCGCGCGCGCGGCTTCCGCGAGGCGGCGCGCGGGCTGGGCGCGAGCCCTTCGGGGTTGAGCGAGACGATCCGGCGGCTCGAGGCGGCGCTGGGGGTGCGGCTGTTCAACCGCACCACGCGCAGCGTCGCGCTCACCGAGGCGGGCGAGCGGCTGCTGGCGCGGCTCGGCCCGGCGCTGCGCGAGGTCGATTCCGCGCTCGACGTGGTCAACAGCTTCCGCAGCCGCCCGGCGGGCACGCTGCGGCTCAACGTGCCGATCAGCGTCGCGCGGCTGATCCTGCCGGATATCGTGCCGGGCTTTCTCGCCGCCTATCCCGATATCCGGCTCGAGGTGGTGGCCGAGGATGATTTTGTCGATCTGCTCGCCGCCGGCTGCGACGCCGGTATCCGCTATGACGAGCGGCTGGAGCAGGACATGATCGCGGTGCCGATCGGTCCGCGCGAGCAGCGCTTCGCCGCCGCCGCCGCGCCCGCCTATCTCGCCGCACGCGGCACGCCGGCACATCCGCGCGATCTGCTCGGCCATGCCTGTGTGCGCGGCCGCTTCCGCAGCGGCGCCATGCCGATCTGGGAGTTCGAGCGCGGCGACGAGACGCTCCGGATCGAGCCGCAGGGGCCGCTGATCGTCAGCCCGGGCGGCGCGATGGATCTCGCCATCGCCACCGCCATCGCGGGGCAGGGGATCGTCTATCTGTTCGAGGCGTGGCTGCGCCCCGCGCTCGAGAGCGGCGCCCTTACGCCGGTGCTCGAAAGCTGGTGGCCGCGCTTTCCCGGCCCCTTCCTCTATTATCCCGGTCGAAGGCTGGTGCCCGCGCCGCTGCGCGCCTTTATCGACCATATCAGAGGCTGA